From the Streptomyces pluripotens genome, one window contains:
- a CDS encoding helix-turn-helix transcriptional regulator: MDHAELAAFLKSRRDRIRPSDVGLPTGPRRRVPGLRREEVAQLAGLSADYYTELERGRGAQPSAQVLAALARALRLDGDARDHLFHLADRPVPPTARGPAAHVQPGLLGLLDRLTTTPAQVITDLHETLVQNPLAAALVGRPPAVHGPSASLVYRWFTDPDARAVYPAEDHPHHSRVFVADLQAVTARRGRDGEVKRMVAELRRLSGEFAALWDTHDVALRRSDHKRIVHPALGVIELDCHSLFSEDGCQRLLWFTAPPGTEGAAQLELLSVIGTQDMRSADEIGWPRT, from the coding sequence GTGGACCACGCCGAACTCGCCGCATTCCTGAAGTCCCGACGCGACCGGATCCGCCCGTCCGACGTCGGACTCCCCACCGGGCCCCGGCGCCGGGTCCCCGGTCTGCGGCGCGAGGAGGTCGCCCAGTTGGCCGGCCTCTCCGCGGACTACTACACCGAGCTCGAACGCGGACGGGGTGCCCAGCCCTCGGCCCAGGTGCTGGCCGCCCTCGCCCGGGCCCTACGACTGGACGGTGACGCCCGCGATCACTTGTTCCACCTCGCCGACCGCCCCGTGCCGCCCACGGCCCGCGGACCGGCCGCACACGTCCAGCCCGGCCTGCTCGGCCTGCTGGACCGGCTCACGACCACCCCCGCCCAGGTCATCACCGATCTGCACGAGACCCTTGTCCAGAACCCCCTGGCCGCCGCGCTCGTCGGCCGGCCGCCGGCGGTGCACGGTCCCTCGGCAAGCCTCGTCTACCGCTGGTTCACCGATCCGGACGCCCGCGCCGTCTACCCGGCCGAGGACCACCCCCACCACTCCCGGGTCTTCGTCGCCGACCTCCAGGCCGTCACCGCCCGTCGCGGCCGCGACGGTGAGGTGAAACGGATGGTGGCCGAACTCAGGCGCCTCAGCGGAGAGTTCGCCGCCCTCTGGGACACCCACGATGTCGCCCTGCGCAGGAGCGACCACAAACGCATCGTCCACCCCGCCCTGGGCGTCATCGAGCTCGACTGCCACAGTCTGTTCAGCGAGGACGGTTGCCAACGCCTGCTGTGGTTCACCGCCCCGCCCGGCACCGAGGGCGCCGCCCAGTTGGAGCTCCTCTCCGTCATCGGCACGCAAGACATGCGCAGCGCGGACGAAATCGGCTGGCCGCGGACCTGA
- a CDS encoding helix-turn-helix transcriptional regulator has translation MDSRTMGDARLIDRPIVFATKAAEVLARTVDTLTVLTTAGLAGSYRALAEADGPIPLEGADARLGGDGSSARLLAMGLAHVLPHDPPVLAAAAPVPALEAAMAQKQHDLNAQYDIIARAQREAVQIRQLADRQAQEATRHRLARVLTDSDDIAALSNTIGTAATEEHLTLETFRYDLPLTRSSAQPPTAASIARGVRHRSIYETKFLSDPVGAAILERCAAAGEEIRLLPRLTVKMKLTDGLQALMALTPTGSSVALHLTSPVVVDALRHYFELLWREARPLTAPPPSSGAVEERERQRLGIAALMRQGLKDEAIARRLGLTSRTVRRRISEIMDELSAETRFAAGAEAQRRGWFDEPGE, from the coding sequence GTGGACAGCAGGACGATGGGGGACGCACGGCTCATTGACAGGCCCATTGTTTTCGCCACCAAGGCCGCCGAGGTACTGGCCCGGACCGTGGACACACTGACGGTGCTGACGACCGCCGGCCTCGCCGGTAGCTATCGGGCGCTGGCCGAGGCGGACGGGCCCATACCGTTGGAGGGGGCCGATGCGCGCCTGGGCGGCGACGGGAGCAGCGCTCGTCTGCTGGCCATGGGGCTGGCGCACGTGCTGCCCCACGACCCGCCGGTCCTGGCGGCCGCGGCACCGGTTCCGGCTCTGGAAGCGGCGATGGCCCAGAAACAGCACGACCTCAACGCGCAGTACGACATCATCGCCCGCGCGCAACGGGAGGCCGTGCAGATCCGTCAGCTGGCCGACCGGCAGGCGCAGGAGGCCACCCGGCACCGCCTCGCGCGCGTGCTCACCGACTCCGACGACATCGCCGCACTGTCCAACACCATTGGAACCGCGGCCACCGAGGAGCATCTGACGCTGGAGACGTTCCGTTACGACCTTCCGCTGACGCGGAGTTCGGCGCAGCCCCCGACGGCCGCGTCGATCGCCCGCGGAGTGCGGCACCGGAGCATCTACGAGACCAAGTTCCTGAGCGATCCCGTGGGTGCTGCGATCCTCGAACGCTGCGCTGCCGCCGGCGAGGAGATACGCCTGCTGCCGCGTCTGACGGTGAAGATGAAGCTGACAGACGGCTTACAGGCTCTCATGGCGCTCACTCCGACCGGCTCCAGCGTGGCCCTTCACCTGACCTCGCCCGTTGTCGTGGACGCCTTGCGCCACTACTTCGAACTACTGTGGAGGGAAGCCCGGCCGCTGACAGCCCCGCCGCCCTCCAGCGGTGCGGTCGAAGAGCGGGAACGCCAGCGTCTGGGGATCGCGGCGCTGATGCGGCAGGGCCTGAAGGACGAAGCCATTGCCCGGCGACTGGGCCTGACCTCGCGCACCGTACGCCGGCGCATCAGTGAGATCATGGATGAACTCTCCGCCGAAACCCGTTTCGCCGCGGGCGCCGAGGCCCAGCGACGGGGATGGTTCGACGAGCCGGGCGAGTAG
- a CDS encoding M16 family metallopeptidase → MSESTAPPQGSPAPAHLTRFTLDNGLRVVLAPEPGTGVCAVGVHYGVGFRSDPPGRAGLAHLLEHLMFRRRTGPGGAGAAGAPAGGYANAATRPDSTDFHQVVPAALLPDALAAEHDRMAGPVPAPADLAAELDVIAEEIRRNVTGRPYGGFPKSRLPPLLYGDHANAHDGYGDTAVLRRLTPAECRAFFDRHHTPSNAVLTVVGDVSPEAARHAVERRFADLPPRPFTPPAPAANDPARDEPEQDGAGNGRHVDRYGRHTDPLAPLPAVSVGYQLPDPAADLPGHLAHVLLAALLESRLRARLVTRERTAVAVTADCGLVGGPFAARHPVTFACTVTHPETTGTEAVVHALDDELHTLASDGPAPGELRLAARRWVSDLLRQHDAPHVRVRSLGAFELLYGDASLHHRVPGLLAATSVAQTAEAARRLRAAPRAVLTLTPGRAPRPQRAGRAA, encoded by the coding sequence GTGTCTGAGAGCACGGCACCGCCCCAGGGCTCCCCCGCCCCCGCCCATCTCACCCGGTTCACGCTGGACAACGGACTCCGCGTCGTCCTCGCCCCCGAGCCCGGCACTGGGGTCTGCGCGGTCGGGGTGCACTACGGCGTGGGATTCCGGTCGGATCCGCCCGGCCGGGCGGGCCTCGCGCACCTGCTGGAGCACCTGATGTTCCGGCGTCGTACCGGTCCCGGCGGCGCCGGCGCGGCCGGTGCGCCCGCCGGGGGCTACGCCAACGCGGCGACCAGGCCGGACTCCACCGACTTCCACCAGGTCGTCCCGGCCGCCCTGCTGCCGGACGCACTCGCCGCCGAACACGACCGGATGGCCGGCCCGGTGCCGGCCCCCGCCGACCTCGCGGCGGAGCTGGACGTGATTGCCGAGGAGATCCGGCGCAACGTCACCGGCCGCCCCTACGGCGGCTTCCCCAAGTCCCGGCTGCCCCCACTGCTCTACGGCGACCACGCCAACGCCCATGACGGGTACGGCGATACGGCCGTACTGCGCCGCCTCACCCCCGCGGAGTGCCGTGCCTTCTTCGACCGGCACCACACGCCCAGCAACGCCGTGCTGACCGTGGTCGGCGACGTGTCCCCCGAGGCCGCCCGGCACGCGGTGGAGCGGCGGTTCGCCGACCTGCCGCCCCGCCCCTTCACTCCGCCCGCACCGGCCGCCAACGACCCGGCCCGGGACGAACCCGAACAGGACGGCGCCGGGAACGGCCGGCACGTCGACCGGTACGGCCGGCACACGGACCCGCTCGCCCCGCTGCCTGCCGTCAGCGTCGGCTACCAGCTGCCCGACCCCGCCGCCGACCTGCCCGGCCATCTCGCGCACGTGCTGCTCGCCGCGCTGCTGGAATCCCGGCTGCGCGCACGGCTGGTGACCCGAGAACGGACCGCGGTGGCCGTGACCGCCGACTGCGGGCTGGTCGGCGGCCCGTTCGCCGCACGCCACCCGGTGACCTTCGCGTGCACCGTCACCCACCCGGAGACGACCGGCACCGAGGCCGTCGTGCACGCCCTGGACGACGAACTGCACACGCTGGCCTCCGACGGCCCCGCTCCCGGGGAACTCCGTCTGGCGGCCCGCCGGTGGGTCAGCGACCTGCTGCGGCAGCACGATGCGCCGCACGTCCGCGTCCGGTCCCTGGGCGCGTTCGAACTCCTTTACGGCGATGCGTCCCTGCACCACCGGGTCCCCGGGCTGCTGGCCGCCACGTCAGTCGCGCAGACCGCCGAGGCGGCCCGACGGCTGCGTGCCGCTCCTCGCGCCGTGCTCACCCTGACGCCGGGCCGGGCACCCCGGCCCCAGCGGGCGGGCCGGGCGGCGTGA
- a CDS encoding M16 family metallopeptidase yields MSSVDALPPCTDIRLTTGLRVTAVRLATVGRVEVRLSVPLGSADDGPEPTARAAVLAACVLRGTTGADGTSVDHALGMAGGNVVPLAGAGHLALRGGVLTDGLDTLLRILAGALSSAAYTDDEVAAARTVLGGQTAVARMTPGVAARALLARHAPGWTAGRPQEPPTPDDIAKVTPEQVRALHTRTLVPTRARLVLVGDLDPEAATEAAREAFAEWTARGARRPEPDTAPPAPADTRTFAPGVLALHPAVQPRTAQIRLCSVRDGEPLGPAVRLAAGVLGGHPGSRLVTRLRERHGYTYAVRAWVEERPWRQPYGTGRRAEGHQLLVEVDTAPQKAAALLDALGDELARMVVQPPSAGEVAAARAHFSGSLLIAWSTQAGLADALADPALGAPAGPADLREPVDALRRTSVEAVAEAARAICSPDRFTGVVVGACDGLRPAHWSVVAPPVAPV; encoded by the coding sequence ATGTCGTCCGTTGACGCTCTCCCGCCGTGCACCGACATCCGGTTGACCACTGGGCTGCGGGTCACCGCCGTGCGGTTGGCGACCGTGGGGCGGGTGGAGGTACGGCTCAGCGTGCCGCTCGGCAGCGCCGACGACGGCCCGGAGCCGACCGCGCGGGCGGCCGTGCTCGCGGCCTGTGTGCTGCGCGGCACCACCGGCGCAGACGGCACATCGGTCGACCACGCCCTGGGCATGGCCGGCGGGAACGTCGTGCCGCTCGCCGGTGCCGGGCACCTGGCGCTGCGCGGCGGTGTGCTCACCGACGGCCTGGACACGCTGCTGCGGATCCTCGCCGGGGCGCTGTCCTCGGCGGCGTACACCGACGACGAGGTGGCGGCGGCGCGCACCGTGCTCGGCGGGCAGACGGCGGTGGCCCGGATGACCCCGGGCGTGGCCGCACGCGCCCTGCTGGCGCGACACGCCCCGGGCTGGACGGCCGGTCGTCCCCAGGAGCCGCCGACACCCGACGACATCGCGAAGGTCACGCCCGAGCAGGTGCGCGCCCTGCACACTCGCACGCTCGTGCCGACCCGTGCGCGACTCGTCCTGGTGGGCGACCTGGACCCCGAGGCGGCGACGGAGGCGGCGCGCGAGGCATTCGCCGAATGGACGGCTCGCGGGGCGCGCCGGCCGGAACCGGACACCGCCCCGCCGGCCCCGGCGGACACCCGCACCTTCGCTCCGGGCGTCCTCGCCCTCCATCCCGCGGTCCAGCCCCGCACCGCGCAGATCCGGCTCTGTTCCGTACGGGACGGCGAACCACTCGGGCCCGCCGTGCGGCTGGCCGCTGGGGTGCTCGGCGGGCACCCCGGGTCGCGGCTCGTCACGCGGCTGCGGGAGCGGCACGGGTACACCTACGCCGTACGGGCCTGGGTGGAGGAACGGCCATGGCGGCAGCCGTACGGCACCGGCCGGCGGGCGGAGGGGCATCAGCTGCTCGTGGAGGTGGACACGGCCCCGCAGAAGGCCGCCGCCCTGCTGGACGCACTGGGCGATGAGCTGGCGCGCATGGTGGTTCAGCCGCCGTCGGCCGGCGAAGTGGCAGCCGCCCGCGCGCACTTCTCCGGGTCCTTGCTGATCGCCTGGTCGACCCAGGCCGGCCTCGCGGACGCGCTGGCCGACCCCGCGCTGGGGGCACCGGCCGGGCCCGCCGACCTGCGTGAGCCCGTGGACGCCCTGCGCCGTACGTCCGTCGAGGCCGTCGCCGAGGCAGCGCGCGCCATCTGCTCCCCCGACCGGTTCACCGGGGTGGTGGTCGGCGCGTGCGACGGCCTGCGCCCGGCCCACTGGTCGGTCGTGGCCCCTCCGGTGGCCCCGGTGTGA
- a CDS encoding acyl-CoA dehydrogenase family protein has translation MAHNHDGEQPLALIDRRPVSAETTDWLSRVDGIAPVVEKWREEGERQRFSPVPVFEALQEAGFHRMLVSRDFGGAQVSLETGSQVLQALARLDPAVAWQMGVQAAIGRLSDYLPGAEARELFLDQGALVVGSVNPTGTAEAVAGGYRLTGRWGFASGSAHAAWLVCAARVTGGGTPRTAGQGSEIRMLFVPKSAVRMLDNWHTLGLRGTGSEDYEVDGVFVAEQYTVAQQDMFAPPPAGPSRGYGISYYDFGLFGSSSTVLGAARGALREFQMLAAAKKPMAGTSTLAASHTAQERFARAEARVRAARLLLADAAWHAERFGDVGGDALSATVRLTAATVAELCCETISSLFTVAGTSSLYSSSMLERYFRDAHSAAKHITLSPTNVEMAGQYLLGGGLSMRR, from the coding sequence ATGGCACACAACCACGACGGCGAGCAGCCCCTCGCCCTGATCGACAGAAGGCCCGTGTCGGCCGAGACCACGGACTGGCTCTCCCGTGTCGACGGGATCGCCCCCGTCGTCGAGAAGTGGCGCGAGGAGGGTGAACGGCAGCGGTTCTCGCCGGTCCCGGTCTTCGAGGCACTCCAGGAAGCCGGGTTCCACCGCATGTTGGTCTCCCGCGACTTCGGCGGTGCACAGGTGTCGCTGGAAACCGGATCGCAGGTACTGCAGGCGCTCGCCCGTCTCGACCCCGCCGTCGCCTGGCAAATGGGAGTGCAGGCCGCCATCGGCCGGCTCTCGGACTACCTGCCCGGAGCGGAAGCACGTGAACTGTTCCTGGACCAAGGTGCGCTGGTGGTCGGATCGGTCAACCCCACGGGGACGGCCGAGGCGGTCGCCGGCGGCTACCGCCTCACCGGGCGCTGGGGCTTCGCCAGCGGTTCGGCACACGCCGCCTGGCTGGTGTGCGCGGCCCGGGTCACGGGCGGCGGCACACCGCGCACCGCCGGGCAGGGTTCCGAGATCCGTATGCTGTTCGTCCCGAAGTCCGCCGTACGGATGCTGGACAACTGGCACACCCTGGGCCTGCGCGGCACGGGCAGCGAGGACTACGAGGTCGACGGCGTCTTCGTCGCCGAGCAGTACACGGTCGCCCAGCAGGACATGTTCGCCCCGCCGCCGGCAGGCCCGTCCCGTGGCTACGGCATCAGCTACTACGACTTCGGCTTGTTCGGGTCCTCTTCGACCGTCCTGGGCGCGGCCCGCGGAGCGCTGCGGGAGTTCCAGATGCTCGCCGCCGCCAAGAAGCCGATGGCCGGAACGAGCACCCTGGCGGCCAGCCACACCGCACAGGAGCGGTTCGCTCGCGCCGAGGCGCGGGTGCGGGCCGCACGACTGCTGCTGGCGGACGCGGCTTGGCACGCTGAACGGTTCGGCGACGTCGGCGGGGACGCACTGAGCGCCACCGTCCGGCTGACCGCGGCGACCGTGGCTGAACTGTGCTGCGAGACGATATCCAGCCTGTTCACCGTGGCCGGCACCTCGTCGCTCTATTCGAGCAGCATGCTCGAACGCTACTTCCGTGACGCGCATTCGGCCGCGAAGCACATCACCCTGTCGCCGACCAATGTCGAGATGGCAGGCCAGTACCTCCTCGGCGGTGGCCTGAGCATGCGCCGCTGA
- a CDS encoding ParB/RepB/Spo0J family partition protein codes for MTAPTPRTRTGLAEDRTERIAVSALMPADSPRAGEVDLSYARSLMALPELPPILVCRRTMRVIDGMHRLTAALLAGRAEIDVRYFDGDAEEAFIRAVQANLHHGRRLNQQERTAAARRILAAYPQWSNRSIAQAAGLSTKTVAAIRQSSSGDGPQLNTRVGRDGRARPVDPSAGRQRAAAYLRDHPDASLRQIASAAQVSVGTARDVRSKVQRGEDPIAPKDARGQARTVPLAAVAHAHSAPVPDRRRTAAADPLAALARDPSLRFSDPGRRLLRLLDNRALLGGDPKTLLAAVPRHSRAVLIAAVHQHVDLWLSFVSVLDQVS; via the coding sequence ATGACCGCGCCGACGCCGCGTACGCGGACCGGTTTGGCGGAGGACAGGACGGAACGGATAGCCGTCTCGGCGCTGATGCCCGCCGACTCCCCCCGGGCCGGGGAGGTCGACCTGTCCTACGCCAGGTCACTGATGGCACTGCCGGAACTGCCGCCGATCCTGGTCTGCCGGCGCACCATGCGTGTCATCGACGGCATGCACCGGCTCACGGCGGCCCTGCTGGCCGGTCGCGCCGAGATCGACGTCCGCTACTTCGACGGGGACGCGGAGGAGGCGTTCATCCGGGCCGTCCAGGCCAATCTGCACCACGGACGACGGTTGAACCAACAGGAGCGGACCGCGGCGGCCCGCCGCATCCTGGCCGCCTACCCGCAGTGGTCGAACCGGTCGATCGCCCAGGCCGCAGGGCTTTCCACGAAGACGGTCGCCGCGATCCGGCAGAGTTCATCTGGGGACGGGCCGCAGTTGAACACCCGGGTGGGACGGGACGGTCGGGCCCGTCCGGTGGACCCGTCCGCCGGACGGCAGCGTGCGGCAGCCTATCTGCGCGATCACCCGGACGCGTCGCTGCGGCAGATCGCCTCCGCCGCACAGGTCTCCGTGGGCACCGCCCGTGACGTCCGGTCGAAGGTGCAGCGGGGCGAGGACCCCATCGCACCGAAGGACGCCCGCGGCCAGGCCAGAACCGTCCCGCTGGCCGCGGTCGCCCACGCGCACAGCGCACCCGTGCCGGACCGGCGCCGCACCGCGGCCGCAGATCCGCTCGCCGCCCTCGCCCGCGATCCCTCGCTGCGGTTCTCGGATCCCGGGAGGCGCCTGCTGCGCCTGCTCGACAACCGCGCTCTCCTGGGGGGCGACCCGAAGACGCTGCTGGCCGCCGTACCCCGGCACAGCCGAGCTGTGCTGATCGCGGCGGTGCACCAGCACGTCGACCTATGGCTGTCGTTCGTCAGCGTCCTCGACCAAGTGAGCTGA
- a CDS encoding SDR family oxidoreductase, whose translation MPSQENDQHRSTSEHGTDRHRVAVVTGGSRGIGRQTVSRLAADGFAVVVGYAGNRDPAEAAVQQVTVAGGRAVAVQADVADERQAAALFTTAESEFGGVDVVVHAAGRMHLASVADLDLADLDAVHRTNIRGTFVIAQQAARRIRDGGAVVTFSTSVVGLAFPGYGAYSASKGAVEALTLILARELRGRDVTVNAVAPGPTATDLFLEGKDEETIARLAAQPPLERLGTPADIAEVVAFLASRAGHWVNGQVIRANGGIV comes from the coding sequence ATGCCATCCCAAGAAAACGACCAGCACCGCAGCACGTCCGAACACGGCACCGACCGGCACCGTGTCGCCGTCGTCACCGGCGGTTCGCGCGGCATCGGCCGGCAGACGGTGAGCAGGCTGGCGGCCGACGGATTCGCCGTCGTCGTCGGGTACGCGGGCAACCGTGATCCGGCCGAGGCCGCCGTTCAGCAGGTCACCGTCGCCGGTGGCCGCGCGGTCGCGGTACAGGCGGATGTCGCCGACGAGCGGCAGGCGGCCGCATTGTTCACCACCGCCGAGTCCGAGTTCGGCGGCGTTGACGTCGTCGTGCACGCAGCGGGGCGCATGCACCTGGCCTCCGTCGCCGACCTGGACCTGGCGGATCTGGACGCGGTCCACCGCACCAACATCCGCGGCACCTTCGTGATCGCCCAGCAGGCCGCCCGCAGGATCCGCGACGGCGGCGCCGTCGTCACCTTCTCCACGTCCGTGGTGGGCCTGGCCTTTCCCGGCTATGGCGCCTACAGCGCGAGCAAGGGCGCGGTTGAGGCCCTCACGTTGATCCTCGCCCGCGAGCTGCGCGGCCGGGACGTCACGGTCAACGCCGTGGCTCCCGGTCCCACCGCCACCGACCTGTTCCTGGAGGGCAAGGACGAGGAGACCATCGCCCGCCTGGCCGCACAGCCCCCGCTGGAACGCCTCGGTACCCCGGCAGACATCGCCGAGGTGGTGGCCTTCCTGGCCTCCCGGGCCGGCCACTGGGTCAACGGCCAGGTCATCCGTGCCAACGGCGGCATCGTCTGA
- a CDS encoding SDR family NAD(P)-dependent oxidoreductase — translation MPAHTPRTILLTGASSGFGALTVRALAGAGHTVYAGIRHTATRNAPAVAELRRYATDHDIDLHAVELDVASQESVDAAVARVLAAHGRLDVLVHNAGHMATGPAEAFTPDELARLYDVNVLGAQRVNRAALPHLRDRGEGLLVWVASSSTRGGCPPFAGPYFAAKAALDALAVSYAAEILRFGIDTAIVVPGAFTSGTNHFTHAGAPADTARAAAYDEHYGALLTGLDQRLAALAPPDADATQVADAVVRLVAMPAGTRPLRTHIDPSRDGSEVVSAVADRIRADFFRRAGLEDLLTAGSSL, via the coding sequence ATGCCCGCTCACACCCCCAGAACCATCTTGTTGACCGGGGCCTCCAGCGGCTTCGGCGCACTGACCGTCCGCGCTCTCGCCGGCGCCGGCCACACCGTCTACGCCGGCATTCGGCACACGGCCACCCGCAACGCGCCGGCGGTGGCCGAGCTGAGGCGCTACGCCACCGACCACGACATCGACCTGCACGCGGTGGAACTCGATGTCGCATCCCAGGAATCCGTCGACGCTGCCGTCGCCCGCGTCCTGGCCGCCCACGGCCGGCTGGATGTGCTCGTCCACAATGCCGGCCACATGGCCACCGGTCCGGCCGAGGCCTTCACCCCCGACGAACTGGCGCGGCTGTACGACGTCAACGTGCTGGGTGCCCAGCGGGTCAACCGCGCCGCGCTGCCCCACCTGCGAGACCGGGGAGAGGGGCTGCTCGTGTGGGTCGCAAGCTCCAGCACCCGCGGCGGCTGCCCGCCGTTCGCCGGCCCCTACTTCGCCGCGAAGGCCGCCCTGGACGCCCTGGCCGTCAGCTACGCCGCCGAGATACTACGGTTCGGCATCGACACTGCCATCGTCGTGCCCGGCGCCTTCACCTCGGGCACCAACCACTTCACCCACGCGGGCGCCCCCGCCGACACCGCCCGGGCCGCCGCCTACGACGAGCACTACGGCGCCCTGTTGACCGGCCTCGACCAGCGGCTGGCCGCGCTCGCTCCGCCGGACGCGGACGCCACGCAGGTCGCCGACGCCGTCGTACGCCTGGTGGCCATGCCCGCCGGCACCCGGCCACTGCGCACCCACATAGACCCCAGCCGCGACGGCAGCGAAGTCGTCTCCGCGGTCGCCGACCGCATCCGTGCCGACTTCTTCCGCCGCGCCGGACTGGAGGACCTGCTCACCGCAGGCAGTTCCCTGTAA
- a CDS encoding zinc-dependent alcohol dehydrogenase: MKAFQLVAPRQTVLAQVPRPAAPADGLLLRTRCVSICSTDVSFFEGHLFPSEYPIVLGHEYLGEVVEKGPKFTRSDIEIGDRIVYWGQTDFDGFAEYRTLRPIFSGEIREDVFWADRNFNDDLRAAAVKVPAALDDLQASFIEPTTGALRSILANPPRIGDKVLIMGTGPIGIIAGSVIRRLLAPNQVVSVDANPVRNQHAEEHFSERAYLPEELIAEVEENTFDYVFDALPTVKVDDEEKDPRRVAMRRLKPKGRYVLYGASQEMQKFDTWLMLAKGINVSASPFDVTAFPMHHSANVIQAAMQMLLSGIVDGKRLLSTVHSFDDYDGLVEIFKNYRSTTDLKTIVDFRAA; encoded by the coding sequence ATGAAGGCCTTTCAGCTCGTAGCCCCGCGCCAGACCGTCCTCGCTCAGGTGCCGCGTCCGGCCGCACCCGCCGACGGGCTCCTGCTGCGTACCCGCTGCGTGTCGATCTGCTCGACCGACGTCTCCTTCTTCGAGGGGCACCTCTTCCCCTCCGAGTACCCGATCGTCCTCGGGCATGAGTACCTCGGTGAAGTCGTCGAGAAGGGACCGAAGTTCACGCGTTCCGACATCGAGATCGGCGATCGCATCGTGTATTGGGGGCAGACCGACTTCGACGGCTTCGCCGAGTACCGCACGCTGCGCCCGATCTTCTCCGGAGAGATCAGGGAAGACGTGTTCTGGGCCGACCGGAACTTCAACGACGACCTGCGGGCTGCCGCCGTCAAGGTGCCCGCCGCCCTCGACGACCTGCAGGCCTCCTTCATCGAACCCACCACCGGCGCGCTGCGCTCCATCCTCGCCAACCCGCCGAGGATCGGCGACAAGGTCCTCATCATGGGCACCGGTCCGATCGGCATCATCGCCGGCAGCGTCATCAGGCGTCTACTCGCCCCGAACCAGGTGGTGTCCGTCGACGCCAACCCGGTGCGCAACCAGCACGCCGAGGAACACTTCTCCGAGCGCGCCTACCTGCCCGAGGAACTCATCGCCGAGGTGGAGGAGAACACCTTCGACTACGTCTTCGACGCACTGCCCACCGTCAAGGTGGACGACGAGGAGAAGGACCCCCGCCGCGTGGCGATGCGCCGGCTGAAGCCGAAGGGCCGGTACGTGCTCTACGGGGCCTCCCAGGAGATGCAGAAGTTCGACACCTGGCTGATGCTCGCCAAGGGCATCAACGTCAGCGCCTCTCCCTTCGACGTGACGGCGTTTCCGATGCACCATTCCGCGAACGTGATCCAGGCCGCCATGCAGATGCTGCTGTCGGGCATCGTCGACGGCAAGCGCTTGCTGTCCACCGTGCACAGCTTTGACGACTACGACGGCCTCGTCGAGATCTTCAAGAACTACCGCAGTACCACCGATCTCAAGACGATCGTCGACTTCCGCGCCGCCTAG
- a CDS encoding tautomerase family protein has protein sequence MPFANFKVPAGTLDEKQKEEIVTRATDLYVEIYGERARANTMVLVEEVTDGGWGIGGNVLTLAVLQETPEG, from the coding sequence ATGCCGTTCGCGAACTTCAAGGTCCCGGCCGGAACCCTCGACGAGAAGCAGAAGGAGGAGATCGTCACCCGCGCCACCGACCTGTACGTCGAGATCTACGGCGAACGGGCCCGAGCCAACACCATGGTTCTGGTCGAGGAGGTCACCGACGGCGGCTGGGGCATCGGCGGGAACGTCCTGACCCTTGCTGTGCTCCAGGAGACGCCCGAGGGCTGA